Proteins encoded together in one Quercus lobata isolate SW786 chromosome 3, ValleyOak3.0 Primary Assembly, whole genome shotgun sequence window:
- the LOC115980319 gene encoding receptor-like protein 9DC3: MHGQFPIGIFKLPNLRVLDVKYNQDLTGSWPHFQYWSSRLEEIDLGSTGFTGELPTSMGNFGSLIALNIGGCNFSGSIPSSIDLYDNQLSGPFTFGLTNLTQLVVLNLSGNHLSGPIPFGLMNLTKLYVLGLWENEFEGQFTISIFKQNNLYFLDISANYLSGTLFICNMTSLHILDVSDNYFSGSLLPCLHNILELRMISLRGNKFQGLLPRSLSNCTMLEAIDVSDKQFNDTFPSWLGNLPNLKLLLLQSNKFYGQILESPETNYQFPNLRIIDLSYNSFIGRLPLKSFRNWTMNST, translated from the exons ATGCATGGGCAATTTCCAATAGGCATCTTTAAGCTACCAAATTTGCGGGTTCTTGACGTGAAGTACAACCAAGATCTCACTGGTTCTTGGCCTCACTTTCAATATTGGAGTAGTCGTTTGGAGGAAATTGACCTTGGAAGCACCGGTTTCACTGGTGAGCTACCCACTTCTATGGGAAATTTCGGCTCCTTGATTGCTTTGAATATTGGGGGTTGCAACTTCTCAGGATCCATTCCTTCTTCAATTG ACCTCTATGATAATCAATTGTCCGGTCCATTCACTTTTGGGCTTACAAACTTGACACAACTGGTTGTCCTTAACTTGAGCGGCAATCATTTATCTGGTCCAATTCCTTTTGGGCTTATGAACCTCACAAAATTATATGTCTTGGGCCTTTGGGAGAATGAGTTTGAAGGTCAGTTTACAATCTCCatctttaaacaaaataatctttattttcttgatatttcTGCTAATTACCTTAGTGGAACTTTGTTTATTTGCAACATGACTTCTCTTCATATCCTTGATGTGTCTGATAACTACTTTAGTGGTTCACTTCTTCCATGCTTGCACAATATCTTGGAATTGAGGATGATTAGTTTGAGAGGAAACAAATTCCAAGGACTATTGCCAAGATCATTGTCCAATTGCACCATGTTAGAGGCCATTGATGTTAGTGATAAACAATTCAATGACACTTTTCCCTCTTGGTTGGGAAATCTTCCAAACTTAAAGCTTCTCCTCTTGCAGTCCAACAAATTCTATGGGCAAATATTAGAAAGTCCTGAAACCAATTATCAATTCCCCAACTTGCGAATTATTGATCTTTCTTACAATAGTTTTATCGGAAGGTTGCCATTAAAGTCCTTTAGAAATTGGACAATGAATTCCACTTGA
- the LOC115980318 gene encoding receptor-like protein 9DC3: protein MLMRLLYILPLFYHIHSSPSMHPLCHDDERSALLQFKQSFTIEESASYFPNACDRIRSWTPEGENSTDCCSWDGVNCDEATGHVIGLDLSNSCLLGSINPSSTLFRLVQLQKLNLADNYFNYSQIPSQVGNLSRLTHLNLAHSMFSGQIPLEVSKLSQLSSLDLGWNHDSKKNLLQLGRLSLRSLVRNLTLLEDLDLSRVNISSTVPNIFANMSNLRSLYLLDCGMYGEFPKGIFMLPNLRNLDVNHNEDLNGSWPDFQYWHSPMEQMSLARVNFSSELPSSMGNLSSLIALEMPSCSLLGSIPSSIGNLTNLIYLDLSNNILVGSIPSSVGNLIQLGLLSLHNNHLTGLIPSRLANLTQLIILDMSYNHLTGPIPLGLRKLTLLNDLGLAGNEFQGKFPIFIFNLGNLNFLDISDNYLSGIKWICNMTFLHVLDVSNNNFNGSLPECLHNMFYGSKLRMISLRGNKFQGLLPRSLANCTMLKALDVSNNQFSDTFPSWLENLPNLEILILRSNQFYGKILESPETNNEFSNLRILDLSYNIFTGNLPLNSFRNWNALKLDKHDHPLTYIHEKQSFNVGTHHLYYYYDYSMKITNKGVDTVYNKVQDFFRAIDMSSNRFVGEIPKSIGDLKDLNMLNLSNNILTGHIPVSLGNLTQLESLDLSQNRLSGEIPPQLIQLTFLEWFNVSHNYLTGPIPEGKQFNTFETSSFEGNLGLCGNPLSKKCWGFDSSPAVFDRTLDSPGFLFQFGWKILLVGYGFGFIVGVIIGNIATTRKDDWLMKAFEMTQSTTSTIVELEKGTYRN, encoded by the coding sequence ATGTTGATGCGCCTGCTTTACATTCTCCCTTTGTTTTATCATATACATTCTTCTCCTTCCATGCATCCACTATGCCATGATGATGAGAGGTCAGCCTTGTTGCAATTCAAGCAAAGCTTTACCATAGAAGAGTCTGCTTCCTATTTTCCTAATGCATGTGATAGGATCAGATCTTGGACTCCAGAAGGAGAAAACAGTACTGATTGTTGCTCGTGGGATGGTGTTAACTGCGATGAGGCCACAGGCCACGTGATTGGCCTTGACCTCAGTAACAGTTGTCTCCTTGGTTCAATCAACCCTAGCAGCACTCTCTTTCGTCTTGTTCAATTGCAAAAGCTTAACCTTGCTGACAATTACTTCAACTACTCTCAAATCCCATCCCAAGTAGGCAATCTTTCAAGACTGACACATCTCAATCTAGCTCATTCTATGTTTTCTGGTCAAATCCCATTAGAAGTTTCAAAGTTGTCCCAATTGTCATCTCTGGATCTGGGTTGGAACCACGATTCAAAGAAAAACCTATTGCAATTGGGAAGGTTGAGCCTAAGGAGCCTAGTTAGAAATCTAACCCTTCTAGAAGATCTTGATCTGAGTAGAGTGAACATATCCTCCACCGTGCCTAATATCTTTGCAAACATGTCTAATTTAAGGAGCCTCTATCTCCTTGACTGTGGAATGTATGGGGAATTTCCAAAAGGCATTTTTATGCTACCGAATTTACGGAATCTTGACGTAAATCACAACGAAGATCTCAATGGTTCTTGGCCTGACTTTCAATACTGGCACAGCCCCATGGAGCAAATGAGCCTCGCACGCGTCAATTTCTCTAGTGAGCTGCCCTCTTCAATGGGAAACCTTAGCTCCTTGATTGCTTTGGAAATGCCCAGTTGCAGCTTGTTAGGGTCCATTCCATCTTCAATCGGTAACCTCACAAATCTCATTTACCTTGACctttcaaataatattttagtggGTAGCATTCCATCTTCAGTAGGAAATCTCATCCAACTTGGTCTTCTAAGCCTCCACAATAATCATTTGACTGGTCTAATCCCTTCTAGGCTTGCAAACCTCACACAATTGATTATCCTTGACATGAGTTACAATCATCTAACTGGTCCGATTCCTTTAGGGCTCAGGAAGCTAACACTATTAAATGACTTAGGTCTTGCAGGCAATGAGTTTCAAGGCAAGTTTCCAATCTTTATCTTCAACCTAGGGAATCTTAACTTTCTTGATATTTCTGATAATTACCTTAGTGGTATTAAATGGATTTGCAACATGACTTTTCTTCATGTCCTTGATGTGTCTAATAACAACTTTAATGGTTCACTTCCTGAATGCTTGCACAATATGTTCTATGGAAGCAAATTGAGGATGATTAGTTTGAGAGGGAACAAATTCCAAGGCTTGTTACCAAGATCATTGGCCAATTGTACGATGCTAAAGGCCCTTGATGTTAGTAATAACCAATTCAGTGACACTTTTCCGTCTTGGTTGGAAAATCTTCCAAATTTAGAGATTCTCATCTTGCGGTCAAACCAATTCTATGGTAAAATATTAGAGAGTCCTGAAACCAATAATGAGTTCTCAAACTTGCGAATCCTTGATCTctcttacaatatttttactgGAAATTTGCCATTAAATTCCTTTAGAAATTGGAATGCATTGAAATTGGATAAACATGATCACCCTTTGACATATATTCATGAAAAACAATCTTTCAATGTGGGGACACACCATTTGTATTACTATTATGATTATTCaatgaaaataacaaataaaggcGTGGATACAGTATACAACAAGGTCCAAGACTTTTTTAGAGCCATCGATATGTCTAGCAATAGGTTTGTTGGAGAGATTCCAAAATCTATAGGAGATTTAAAGGATCTTAATATGCTTAATCTTTCCAATAACATTCTCACTGGACACATCCCTGTATCTTTGGGGAATCTTACACAATTAGAATCATTAGACCTTTCTCAAAATAGGCTCTCAGGAGAGATTCCACCACAGCTAATACAACTTACTTTCCTTGAATGGTTCAATGTTTCTCATAACTATCTCACTGGCCCTATACCAGAAGGGAAGCAGTTCAACACATTTGAAACTAGTTCCTTTGAGGGAAATTTAGGTTTGTGTGGAAATCCATTATCAAAGAAATGTTGGGGTTTTGATTCTTCACCTGCAGTTTTCGATCGAACTCTGGACTCACCTgggtttctctttcaatttgGATGGAAAATACTTTTGGTTGGGTATGGATTTGGATTCATTGTTGGAGTAATAATTGGCAACATCGCCACAACAAGGAAAGATGATTGGTTGATGAAAGCCTTTGAAATGACGCAAAGCACAACTAGTACAATAGTGGAACTTGAGAAGGGAACATATAGAAACTGA